One Setaria viridis chromosome 7, Setaria_viridis_v4.0, whole genome shotgun sequence genomic region harbors:
- the LOC140223300 gene encoding uncharacterized protein, protein MVDVWLQPGWLENHIACRERRLQMPYAPHHQGTLSLDEYKEKWTSSHEGQECSRFKAWVMSKKGKASTDIDFNPEDPPEAYSHPSIHSRVTEYTAMAREVHGPEFDPRSQDIDPEIVMRVGGGKKHGRYWIGDSVIDTTSTPTLSQIRARSTDSSPAIRTLG, encoded by the exons atggtggatgtgtggttgcagcccgggtggttggagaaccacattgcttgccgggagcggcgtctgcagatgccatatgcaccacaccatcaaggcaccctgagccttgatgaatacaaggaaaaatgg acgtcatcacatgaaggccaggagtgctcccggttcaaggcatgggttatgtccaaaaagggcaaggcctcGACAGACATtgacttcaacccggaggacccgcccgaggcatacagccatcccagcatccacagccgcgtcaccgagtacacagcaatggcgagggaggttcatgggccagagttcgatccgaggTCTCAGGATATTGATcctgaaattgtgatgagggtaggaggagggaagaagcatggcaggtactggattggagatagcgtgatcgacactaCCAGTACTCCCaccctctcccagatccgagcaaggagcacggactcgagccccgcgatacgg acattgggatga